Proteins from one Triticum aestivum cultivar Chinese Spring chromosome 7A, IWGSC CS RefSeq v2.1, whole genome shotgun sequence genomic window:
- the LOC123148623 gene encoding putative B3 domain-containing protein Os03g0621600 isoform X1 yields the protein MDTDMDEFSNPGCGGTGGAGCDCRDCEDYWNHDHGHAKQFLLFASDHKDFLCIPWEVRRQLRNVITDGEPIKLEAPDGQMHSVKFVKFGLITLTTGWRRFVNANRIRRGDPILFVYCGSSTFKVHICSSSSHKNSLPCSQQPPNILRAVPPHDRHVLNEQMVPGPAHVGYTISLGTWLTKEQKKKVLELADSSMRSEIPLHVAAMIKRNANEDCYVYIPLKLLDNFKEGVTEAAIQLEAHGNDMVYSVGTSKHSDDQVILQSGLSHFVASLRIQDNDLLVFRNKWKDRLEVLVLDPSGCEKTCFAMGNSSNAQEIASTSSPCTKSGYIAGRSNETSSEAPMSNKSYILPERKNLTMQQEKKVKEKVRSIGSEFPVFVKVMTARDLSKPTKLNFCVEYASACLPLEQTPLLLGLAGSTMQWPTMLTVMEYTNWRMISLLWKDFVLQTEMKAGDICLIELADRSSESLKMMVHLIRKSEMQL from the exons ATGGACACGGACATGGACGAGTTCAGCAACCCAG GCTGCGGCGGGACGGGCGGCGCCGGCTGCGACTGCCGGGACTGCGAGGACTACTGGAACCACGACCACGGCCACGCCAAGCAGTTCCTCCTCTTCGCCTCCGACCACAAAGATTTTCTG TGCATACCGTGGGAGGTCAGAAGACAGCTGAGAAATGTGATCACCGACGGCGAGCCTATCAAACTTGAAGCTCCCGATGGCCAGATGCACAGTGTTAAATTCGTCAAGTTCGGCCTGATAACTCTTACGACTGGCTGGCGGCGCTTTGTGAATGCAAATCGCATACGACGAGGTGACCCCATCTTGTTCGTCTACTGTGGGAGCTCCACGTTCAAGGTCCACATATGCAGTTCATCCAGTCACAAGAATTCTCTGCCCTGTTCTCAACAGCCTCCCAACATCCTTAGAGCTGTTCCTCCTCATGATCGTCATGTGCTGAATG AACAAATGGTGCCTGGTCCTGCACATGTTGGCTATACCATATCCCTTGGGACCTGGCTAACCAAAGAACAAAAGAAGAAAGTGCTAGAGCTAGCTGATAGCAGCATGAGGTCTGAAATTCCTCTGCATGTGGCAGCTATGATCAAAAGAAATGCCAACGAGGACTGCTATGTT TACATACCGTTGAAGCTTTTGGACAATTTCAAAGAGGGGGTAACTGAAGCTGCCATTCAGCTTGAAGCCCATGGCAACGACATGGTATACAGTGTTGGCACAAGCAAGCACAGTGATGATCAAGTAATCCTCCAATCTGGGTTGAGTCATTTTGTAGCTTCTCTCCGCATACAAGACAACGACCTCCTCGTCTTCAGAAACAAGTGGAAAGACCGCCTTGAAGTTCTTGTCCTTGATCCGAGCGGCTGTGAGAAAACTTGTTTTGCCATGGGAAACTCTTCAAATGCTCAGGAGATTGCTTCGACATCCTCCCCTTGTACTAAGTCAG GATACATCGCTGGCAGGTCGAATGAAACAAGTTCAGAAGCTCCTATGTCCAACAAGTCCTACATATTACCCGAACGGAAGAACCTAACTATGCAACAAGAGAAGAAAGTAAAGGAGAAAGTCCGGTCGATAGGATCTGAATTCCCTGTGTTTGTGAAGGTGATGACGGCACGCGATTTATCGAAGCCAACAAAGCTG AATTTCTGCGTGGAATATGCTTCGGCGTGTCTCCCGCTCGAACAAACACCTCTCCTACTTGGGCTGGCGGGCAGCACGATGCAGTGGCCTACAATGCTGACCGTCATGGAATATACGAATTGGAGGATGATTTCCTTACTCTGGAAGGACTTTGTCTTGCAGACCGAGATGAAGGCGGGAGACATCTGCCTCATCGAACTGGCAGACAGGAGCAGCGAGAGCCTCAAGATGATGGTCCATCTGATCCGCAAGTCAGAAATGCAGCTCTAG
- the LOC123148623 gene encoding B3 domain-containing protein_Os12g40080 isoform X2 encodes MDTDMDEFSNPGCGGTGGAGCDCRDCEDYWNHDHGHAKQFLLFASDHKDFLCIPWEVRRQLRNVITDGEPIKLEAPDGQMHSVKFVKFGLITLTTGWRRFVNANRIRRGDPILFVYCGSSTFKVHICSSSSHKNSLPCSQQPPNILRAVPPHDRHVLNEQMVPGPAHVGYTISLGTWLTKEQKKKVLELADSSMRSEIPLHVAAMIKRNANEDCYVYIPLKLLDNFKEGVTEAAIQLEAHGNDMVYSVGTSKHSDDQVILQSGLSHFVASLRIQDNDLLVFRNKWKDRLEVLVLDPSGCEKTCFAMGNSSNAQEIASTSSPCTKSGYIAGRSNETSSEAPMSNKSYILPERKNLTMQQEKKVKEKVRSIGSEFPVFVKVMTARDLSKPTKLVSSELQMPCAK; translated from the exons ATGGACACGGACATGGACGAGTTCAGCAACCCAG GCTGCGGCGGGACGGGCGGCGCCGGCTGCGACTGCCGGGACTGCGAGGACTACTGGAACCACGACCACGGCCACGCCAAGCAGTTCCTCCTCTTCGCCTCCGACCACAAAGATTTTCTG TGCATACCGTGGGAGGTCAGAAGACAGCTGAGAAATGTGATCACCGACGGCGAGCCTATCAAACTTGAAGCTCCCGATGGCCAGATGCACAGTGTTAAATTCGTCAAGTTCGGCCTGATAACTCTTACGACTGGCTGGCGGCGCTTTGTGAATGCAAATCGCATACGACGAGGTGACCCCATCTTGTTCGTCTACTGTGGGAGCTCCACGTTCAAGGTCCACATATGCAGTTCATCCAGTCACAAGAATTCTCTGCCCTGTTCTCAACAGCCTCCCAACATCCTTAGAGCTGTTCCTCCTCATGATCGTCATGTGCTGAATG AACAAATGGTGCCTGGTCCTGCACATGTTGGCTATACCATATCCCTTGGGACCTGGCTAACCAAAGAACAAAAGAAGAAAGTGCTAGAGCTAGCTGATAGCAGCATGAGGTCTGAAATTCCTCTGCATGTGGCAGCTATGATCAAAAGAAATGCCAACGAGGACTGCTATGTT TACATACCGTTGAAGCTTTTGGACAATTTCAAAGAGGGGGTAACTGAAGCTGCCATTCAGCTTGAAGCCCATGGCAACGACATGGTATACAGTGTTGGCACAAGCAAGCACAGTGATGATCAAGTAATCCTCCAATCTGGGTTGAGTCATTTTGTAGCTTCTCTCCGCATACAAGACAACGACCTCCTCGTCTTCAGAAACAAGTGGAAAGACCGCCTTGAAGTTCTTGTCCTTGATCCGAGCGGCTGTGAGAAAACTTGTTTTGCCATGGGAAACTCTTCAAATGCTCAGGAGATTGCTTCGACATCCTCCCCTTGTACTAAGTCAG GATACATCGCTGGCAGGTCGAATGAAACAAGTTCAGAAGCTCCTATGTCCAACAAGTCCTACATATTACCCGAACGGAAGAACCTAACTATGCAACAAGAGAAGAAAGTAAAGGAGAAAGTCCGGTCGATAGGATCTGAATTCCCTGTGTTTGTGAAGGTGATGACGGCACGCGATTTATCGAAGCCAACAAAGCTGGTGAGTTCAGAACTTCAGATGCCATGTGCAAAAT AA